The following are from one region of the Moritella sp. 24 genome:
- the rnr gene encoding ribonuclease R: protein MSKDPFHTREQEKYSNPIPSREFILDYLRSLENAINREQIFAGLKLAGDEHEEALRRRLRAMERDGQLIFARNRTYELPERLDLLEGLVLGHRDGFGFFRPDDGGKDLFISIRQMSTLFHGDRILAQPVKEEFKGRKEARFVRVLDAEPLQLVGRVYLDKGVAFVRPDDSRIKQEIRISDEERLGARAGQMVVTEILKRPTYNLPALGKVVEILGENMAPGMEIQVAIRTHDIPHVWPEHILDDMAKLSPEVPEESKLDRVDLRYLPLLTIDGEDARDFDDAVFCERKKSGGWRLWVAIADVSSYVKTNSDLDLEAQSRGNSVYFPEQVVPMLPEVLSNGLCSLNPHVDRLCMVCEMTISDAGRLSGYKFYEAVMNSHARLTYTKVANILDGDAELRNEYDAVVPHLHELHNMYKVLKTARSERGAIEFETLETRFVFNEHRKIDKIVPVVRNDAHKLIEECMILANVASARFVSKHKAAALLRVHDTPGEEKLVNFRNFLSETGLELGGGLKPTPLDYADLISRIQDRPDKELIQTMLLRSMKQAVYQAENNGHFGLALTAYGHFTSPIRRYPDLVLHRAIKFELANQAAVKAEKPLTKRWTSTGGYCYLVEDVEKLGEHCSLTERRADDATRDVSDFLKCEYMQDHLGDTFEGVIAAVTNFGFFVRIKNLNIDGLVHVSSLRGDYYNFDGARQTLRGEKSGVEYRIGDQVEVKVLAINMNDKKIDLEIAGAVQHSRRSKRKPAEFSGKRKVASAAKETSADGKAKKRNKVKLKANDDVVVSAADKARVAAKLKPQTGDAVEKGTSPVDAVKPKGKTKPAKKKVKAKSKSRPGRAERSKQKAKANK from the coding sequence ATGAGTAAAGACCCTTTCCATACGCGTGAGCAGGAAAAATACAGCAATCCTATTCCTAGTCGAGAATTTATTCTTGATTATCTTCGTAGCCTAGAAAATGCGATTAATCGTGAGCAAATATTTGCAGGATTAAAATTAGCAGGTGATGAACACGAAGAAGCTTTACGTCGTCGCTTACGTGCGATGGAACGTGATGGGCAGTTGATTTTCGCTCGTAACAGAACTTATGAACTACCTGAACGCTTAGATCTGTTGGAAGGTCTGGTATTAGGTCATCGCGATGGTTTTGGCTTTTTCCGTCCAGACGATGGTGGTAAAGATTTATTTATCTCAATTCGTCAAATGTCGACGCTATTTCACGGTGATCGTATTCTTGCACAACCTGTTAAAGAAGAATTTAAAGGTCGTAAAGAAGCACGTTTCGTTCGTGTATTAGATGCTGAACCATTACAACTTGTTGGTCGTGTTTATCTGGATAAAGGCGTTGCTTTTGTACGTCCAGATGATAGCCGAATTAAGCAAGAGATCCGCATTAGTGACGAAGAACGTCTTGGTGCTCGCGCTGGCCAAATGGTTGTGACTGAAATTTTAAAACGTCCAACTTATAATTTACCAGCGTTAGGTAAAGTCGTTGAAATACTGGGCGAGAATATGGCGCCGGGTATGGAAATTCAAGTTGCTATCCGCACACATGATATCCCGCATGTATGGCCGGAACATATTCTTGATGACATGGCAAAACTGTCACCAGAAGTACCTGAAGAGTCAAAATTAGACCGTGTTGATTTACGTTATTTACCTTTACTAACTATTGATGGTGAAGATGCACGTGATTTCGATGATGCAGTATTCTGTGAACGTAAAAAAAGCGGTGGCTGGCGTTTATGGGTAGCGATTGCAGACGTAAGTTCATACGTTAAAACAAATTCAGATTTAGATTTAGAAGCACAAAGCCGTGGTAACTCTGTTTACTTCCCTGAGCAAGTTGTTCCTATGTTGCCTGAAGTATTATCTAACGGCCTGTGTTCATTGAACCCACACGTAGATCGTCTTTGTATGGTCTGTGAAATGACTATCTCTGATGCTGGTCGCTTATCTGGGTATAAGTTTTATGAAGCGGTGATGAATTCACATGCGCGTTTAACGTATACCAAGGTTGCCAATATTCTTGATGGTGATGCAGAACTACGTAATGAATACGACGCGGTAGTACCACATCTTCACGAACTACATAACATGTACAAAGTGTTGAAAACAGCACGTTCTGAACGTGGTGCGATTGAATTTGAAACACTAGAAACACGCTTTGTATTTAATGAACATCGTAAAATCGACAAGATTGTTCCTGTTGTTCGTAACGATGCACATAAGCTGATTGAAGAGTGCATGATCTTAGCGAACGTAGCATCTGCACGTTTCGTGAGTAAGCATAAAGCTGCTGCATTATTACGTGTGCATGATACTCCGGGTGAAGAAAAACTCGTTAACTTTAGAAATTTCTTAAGTGAAACTGGTCTAGAACTTGGCGGTGGTTTAAAACCTACACCACTCGATTACGCTGATTTGATTAGTCGTATTCAAGATCGTCCAGACAAAGAACTGATTCAGACAATGCTATTACGCTCGATGAAACAAGCGGTGTATCAAGCAGAAAACAACGGTCACTTTGGTTTAGCATTAACGGCATATGGTCACTTTACGTCACCAATTCGCCGTTATCCTGATCTTGTATTGCATCGTGCAATTAAGTTTGAACTAGCAAACCAAGCTGCTGTTAAAGCAGAAAAACCGTTAACAAAACGTTGGACTAGTACTGGCGGCTATTGCTACCTTGTTGAAGACGTTGAGAAATTAGGTGAGCATTGCTCATTAACAGAACGTCGTGCTGATGATGCAACACGTGATGTATCTGATTTCTTGAAATGTGAATACATGCAAGATCACTTAGGCGATACATTCGAAGGTGTTATTGCTGCGGTCACTAATTTTGGTTTCTTTGTTCGCATCAAAAATTTAAACATCGATGGCTTGGTACATGTATCTAGCTTACGCGGTGATTACTATAATTTTGATGGTGCGCGTCAAACATTACGTGGCGAGAAAAGCGGCGTTGAATATCGTATTGGCGATCAAGTTGAAGTTAAAGTATTAGCAATCAACATGAACGACAAGAAGATTGATCTTGAGATCGCAGGTGCAGTACAACACAGCCGTCGTAGCAAGCGTAAGCCAGCTGAATTTTCTGGGAAGCGCAAAGTAGCCAGTGCAGCGAAAGAAACAAGTGCAGATGGCAAAGCGAAAAAAAGAAATAAAGTAAAGCTAAAGGCCAATGATGATGTTGTCGTTAGCGCTGCTGATAAAGCGCGTGTGGCTGCAAAGTTGAAGCCTCAGACGGGCGATGCTGTTGAAAAAGGCACATCACCAGTGGATGCGGTTAAACCGAAAGGTAAAACCAAACCGGCGAAGAAAAAAGTAAAAGCGAAATCTAAATCGCGCCCGGGCAGAGCTGAACGTTCAAAGCAAAAAGCAAAAGCAAATAAATAG
- a CDS encoding tetratricopeptide repeat protein, producing the protein MRITPTAKLTTICHYVKAATFYYVKMTVLVTITSASLVIVNSASAETNDNKTISSKPVGEKEQRITDSGKRAVAAENAGKSALSFGDFPSAIELYTDDELNQLIAKNTHLKRVRADACQLVADIKARAELVKLPSYQFLWGDMLAWGVCVDKNAELGIYFMRAAARQGQPRALEQLGRYYVQGKFVQQDTERALPLFEQSAKLGFLPAKIQWAELLVQGYGSPYDYQTAYSYLYSTVTDDAKTHDQLALLLAQLENLMPERVVTAAKNAAKYQ; encoded by the coding sequence ATGCGTATAACACCGACAGCTAAGTTAACGACAATTTGTCATTACGTGAAAGCCGCAACTTTTTATTATGTAAAAATGACCGTGTTAGTCACGATAACGAGTGCGTCTTTAGTTATTGTGAACAGTGCAAGTGCTGAGACAAATGATAATAAAACTATCTCAAGTAAGCCTGTGGGTGAAAAAGAGCAACGTATTACCGACAGTGGTAAACGTGCCGTCGCAGCAGAAAATGCAGGTAAGTCAGCATTAAGCTTTGGTGATTTTCCCAGTGCCATTGAGCTGTATACGGATGATGAACTGAATCAATTGATTGCAAAAAATACGCATTTAAAACGCGTTCGAGCAGATGCATGCCAGCTTGTCGCTGATATTAAAGCCCGTGCAGAATTAGTGAAACTACCGAGCTATCAATTCCTCTGGGGAGATATGCTTGCATGGGGGGTTTGTGTCGATAAGAACGCAGAGCTAGGCATTTATTTTATGCGAGCAGCTGCAAGACAAGGGCAACCTCGCGCGCTAGAGCAGCTTGGTCGTTATTACGTACAAGGTAAGTTTGTACAACAAGATACTGAGCGTGCATTACCGTTATTTGAACAGTCGGCTAAACTAGGTTTTCTGCCAGCAAAAATACAATGGGCGGAGTTATTAGTGCAAGGTTACGGTAGTCCTTATGATTATCAAACAGCTTACAGCTACCTGTATAGCACGGTAACGGATGATGCAAAGACACATGATCAGCTTGCCTTATTATTAGCACAATTAGAAAATTTAATGCCAGAGCGTGTTGTGACAGCTGCAAAAAATGCTGCTAAGTATCAATAG
- the mdh gene encoding malate dehydrogenase — MKVAVLGAAGGIGQALALLLKTQLPAGSDLSLYDIAPVTPGVAVDLSHIPTDVTIAGFAGTDPTDALVGADVVLISAGVARKPGMDRSDLFNINAGIIKNLAGKCAEVCPNACIGIITNPVNTTVPIAAEVLKQAGVYDKRKLFGITTLDVIRSETFVSELKGISLADVEVPVIGGHSGVTILPLLSQVKGVEFTAEEIATLTPRIQNAGTEVVEAKAGGGSATLSMGQAAARFGLSLVRALQGEEGIVECTYVDGGSEHATFFAQPVLLGKNGVEEVLAYGELSEFETNARDAMLEELKANITLGEEFVAG; from the coding sequence ATGAAAGTTGCTGTATTAGGTGCTGCTGGTGGTATCGGTCAAGCTTTAGCCCTACTTTTGAAAACTCAACTACCTGCGGGTTCTGATCTGTCGCTATATGATATCGCGCCAGTTACACCGGGTGTTGCTGTTGATTTAAGCCATATCCCTACAGACGTTACTATTGCTGGTTTTGCTGGTACAGATCCGACTGATGCACTTGTTGGTGCTGACGTGGTACTTATCTCTGCGGGTGTTGCTCGTAAGCCAGGTATGGACCGTTCAGATTTATTCAATATCAATGCTGGAATCATCAAGAATCTAGCTGGTAAATGTGCTGAAGTATGCCCAAATGCATGTATCGGTATTATTACTAACCCAGTAAACACAACTGTGCCAATCGCTGCTGAAGTACTTAAGCAAGCGGGCGTTTACGACAAACGTAAACTATTCGGTATTACAACGCTGGATGTTATCCGTTCAGAAACTTTTGTTAGTGAGCTTAAAGGCATTTCACTTGCAGACGTTGAAGTACCAGTTATCGGTGGTCACTCAGGCGTAACAATTTTACCGCTACTTTCTCAAGTTAAAGGCGTTGAATTTACTGCTGAAGAAATCGCGACACTAACACCACGTATTCAAAACGCGGGTACTGAAGTTGTTGAAGCTAAAGCGGGTGGCGGTTCTGCGACACTTTCTATGGGTCAAGCAGCTGCACGTTTCGGTCTATCTCTTGTTCGCGCACTACAAGGTGAAGAAGGTATCGTTGAGTGTACTTATGTTGATGGCGGTTCTGAACACGCTACATTCTTCGCACAACCTGTATTACTAGGTAAAAACGGCGTTGAAGAAGTACTAGCATACGGTGAGTTAAGCGAGTTTGAAACAAACGCGCGCGATGCTATGTTAGAAGAACTAAAAGCGAACATCACGTTAGGTGAAGAGTTCGTTGCTGGTTAA
- the artM gene encoding arginine ABC transporter permease ArtM has translation MTLDHFWLLFNGLSTTLEITFFSLFFGSIIAVFLTLAMINKIPGLNLLSRGIILIFTGTPLLIQIFLVYSGPSQFEVIKNSFLWDYLSQAKICAIIALAFNTAAYSSLLFKGAIESVPRGEWDACKALGMSRGQTLSVIVPHAIRRVLPSYSNEVILVLKGTSLASSITIMDVMGYANQINGQTYDALMAFSAAGIIYLGMNGILVLIFKQLEKKALAFQS, from the coding sequence ATGACATTAGATCACTTCTGGTTATTATTTAACGGTTTGAGCACCACGCTTGAAATTACCTTCTTTAGCTTATTCTTTGGTTCTATCATTGCGGTGTTTTTAACGCTTGCGATGATAAATAAAATTCCAGGATTAAACTTATTATCACGCGGTATTATTTTAATTTTTACTGGTACGCCTTTATTAATACAAATATTTTTGGTTTACAGCGGACCGTCGCAGTTTGAAGTGATTAAAAATAGCTTCTTATGGGACTACCTTAGCCAAGCTAAAATTTGTGCCATTATTGCGTTAGCGTTTAATACTGCAGCTTATTCATCACTGTTATTTAAAGGTGCGATTGAATCAGTACCTCGTGGTGAATGGGATGCGTGTAAAGCCTTGGGGATGAGCCGAGGGCAAACGTTATCGGTTATCGTGCCACATGCGATACGTCGCGTATTACCCTCTTATTCTAATGAAGTGATTTTGGTACTTAAAGGCACATCATTAGCAAGCTCAATCACGATTATGGATGTGATGGGTTATGCAAATCAGATCAATGGCCAAACATATGATGCATTAATGGCATTTTCTGCCGCGGGCATTATCTACTTGGGTATGAACGGTATCTTGGTATTAATCTTTAAGCAATTAGAGAAGAAAGCGCTCGCGTTCCAGTCTTAA
- the artQ gene encoding arginine ABC transporter permease ArtQ, with the protein MDLLQLQLLLDATKITLGLALTSLLVGLVLAILFCVAEMQKNPLIAKPISLFVTVLRGLPEILIVFFIFFGGTHILFLLTDEFYDISPFWSGVVALSLIFASYASQTLRAAIQSVPKGQQQAAQALGMGPVRCFIRVTLPQAWRLALPGLGNQWMVLLKDTALVSLIGVTDLMKQADLLSGSTYKPFTFLVAAAVIYLIITLISQWLLKYLDNHINRFDTGAEK; encoded by the coding sequence ATGGATCTTTTGCAGCTTCAATTATTATTGGATGCAACAAAAATCACCTTAGGCCTTGCACTGACTTCACTATTGGTTGGCTTGGTTCTCGCTATTTTGTTCTGTGTTGCTGAAATGCAAAAGAACCCACTGATTGCTAAACCGATTAGCTTGTTTGTCACGGTATTACGTGGCTTACCTGAGATCTTGATTGTTTTCTTCATCTTTTTCGGTGGCACCCATATTCTGTTTTTATTAACAGATGAGTTTTATGACATCAGTCCTTTCTGGAGTGGTGTTGTCGCACTGTCATTGATTTTTGCCTCTTATGCTTCGCAAACATTGCGTGCGGCAATTCAATCTGTGCCAAAAGGTCAGCAGCAAGCAGCACAAGCGCTTGGAATGGGGCCGGTTCGTTGCTTTATACGTGTAACCTTACCGCAAGCATGGCGTTTGGCTTTGCCGGGTTTAGGTAATCAATGGATGGTGTTATTAAAAGACACTGCATTAGTCTCGCTAATTGGTGTGACAGACTTAATGAAGCAAGCGGATTTATTATCTGGCAGTACTTATAAGCCCTTTACCTTCTTAGTGGCGGCTGCCGTGATTTATCTTATTATTACTTTGATTAGTCAATGGTTGCTAAAGTACCTTGATAATCACATTAACCGTTTTGATACCGGAGCAGAAAAATGA
- a CDS encoding transporter substrate-binding domain-containing protein has translation MKKLLTALILTSATAQVTAAEQIKFVTEATYPPFEMMDENNEFQGFDIDIARAVCTELKAECSFANQSFDSLIPSLKFRRYDAAIAAMDVTPARKKQVDFSDIYYENSAVLVAKKGKYNVVSDLSGKAVGVQNGTSHQAYMTDNYADEKVLLLNFPSYQKAFLDLKNGRINGVFADSAVAHDWLTKHSGGNYETVGKAVTDEKYFGSGFAIAVRKDNAELLTKLNKGLQTIKANGTYDKIYAKYFAK, from the coding sequence ATGAAAAAATTACTCACTGCATTAATTCTAACTTCAGCTACGGCACAAGTAACAGCCGCAGAACAAATCAAATTTGTAACTGAAGCAACGTACCCTCCATTTGAAATGATGGATGAAAACAATGAATTCCAAGGCTTTGATATTGATATTGCCCGCGCGGTTTGTACTGAATTAAAAGCGGAATGTAGTTTTGCTAACCAATCATTTGATAGTTTGATCCCAAGTTTAAAATTCCGTCGCTATGATGCAGCTATTGCAGCGATGGACGTAACACCAGCACGTAAGAAACAAGTTGATTTCTCTGATATTTATTATGAGAATTCTGCAGTGCTAGTGGCTAAAAAAGGTAAGTATAACGTTGTTTCTGATTTATCAGGTAAAGCGGTTGGTGTACAAAATGGTACGTCTCACCAAGCTTATATGACAGATAACTATGCGGATGAAAAAGTATTATTACTTAACTTCCCATCATACCAAAAAGCGTTTTTAGACCTTAAAAATGGTCGTATTAACGGTGTATTTGCTGACTCAGCTGTTGCTCATGATTGGTTAACTAAACACAGCGGTGGTAACTACGAAACTGTGGGTAAAGCAGTAACGGATGAAAAATACTTTGGTAGTGGCTTTGCAATCGCAGTACGTAAAGATAATGCTGAGTTATTAACTAAATTGAACAAAGGTTTGCAAACGATTAAAGCAAACGGTACTTACGATAAGATTTACGCAAAATACTTTGCTAAATAA
- the artP gene encoding arginine ABC transporter ATP-binding protein ArtP, with translation MSIELKNICKSWGQLDVLQNIDLKCAKGETLVLLGPSGAGKSSLLRVLNLLDTPDNGSINIAGETFDFSATLSDKKLAKRSQMLRQKVGMVFQQYNLWPHMSVMDNLIEAPVKILKQTKQQAREEAMKILEQLQLADKADVFPLALSGGQQQRVAIARALMMKPEVLLFDEPTAALDPEVTNQVAEIIKSLSMTGITQVVVTHEVDFARKVASQVCYLERGEIVEFGGAEHFLQPQTPQFTNYLKH, from the coding sequence ATGAGCATCGAACTAAAAAACATCTGTAAATCTTGGGGTCAACTTGATGTATTACAAAACATCGACCTTAAATGTGCAAAAGGCGAGACCTTAGTACTGCTTGGTCCAAGTGGTGCAGGTAAGAGTTCGCTACTGCGTGTACTTAACTTACTTGATACACCTGATAATGGTTCTATCAATATCGCAGGTGAAACATTTGATTTTTCTGCCACACTTAGTGATAAAAAATTAGCTAAGCGTAGTCAGATGCTAAGACAGAAAGTAGGTATGGTATTTCAACAATACAACCTATGGCCACACATGTCTGTGATGGATAACTTAATTGAAGCACCAGTTAAAATTTTAAAGCAAACAAAACAACAAGCTCGTGAAGAGGCCATGAAGATCCTTGAGCAATTACAGCTAGCTGATAAAGCCGATGTATTTCCATTAGCGTTATCAGGTGGTCAGCAACAACGGGTAGCAATTGCACGTGCTTTAATGATGAAACCTGAAGTGTTGTTATTTGATGAACCGACTGCGGCGTTAGATCCAGAGGTAACCAATCAAGTAGCTGAGATTATTAAATCACTCTCAATGACAGGTATCACTCAAGTTGTTGTGACGCACGAAGTGGACTTCGCGCGTAAAGTCGCTAGTCAAGTTTGCTATCTTGAACGCGGTGAAATTGTTGAATTTGGTGGTGCTGAGCACTTCCTGCAGCCACAAACGCCACAATTTACAAATTACTTAAAGCATTAA
- the argR gene encoding transcriptional regulator ArgR, translating into MSEKQDQLVKAFKGLLKEERLGSQGDIVDALKDQGFDSVNQSKVSRMLSKFGAVRTRNAKDEMVYCLPAELGVPTISSQLKTLVLDITHNESLIVIQTSPGSAQLIARLLDSLGRTEGILGTIAGDDTIFITPTSTTIITDVDRAVKELFEYI; encoded by the coding sequence ATGAGCGAAAAACAAGATCAGTTAGTAAAAGCATTTAAAGGATTATTGAAAGAAGAACGCCTTGGCTCACAAGGTGATATTGTCGACGCGCTAAAAGACCAAGGTTTTGACAGCGTGAATCAATCTAAAGTATCTCGAATGCTAAGTAAATTTGGTGCAGTACGTACACGCAATGCCAAGGATGAAATGGTTTATTGCTTGCCAGCAGAGTTGGGTGTACCGACGATTAGTAGCCAATTAAAAACATTAGTCTTAGATATTACGCATAACGAAAGTTTGATTGTGATCCAAACCAGCCCAGGCTCGGCACAGTTAATTGCCCGTTTATTAGATTCATTAGGTCGTACAGAAGGTATTCTCGGAACGATTGCAGGTGATGATACTATCTTTATCACACCGACAAGTACCACGATAATTACTGACGTAGATCGTGCAGTAAAAGAGTTATTTGAATATATCTAA
- a CDS encoding ABC transporter ATP-binding protein: protein MTTLSSSALTISDLHCSYAGVDILTGLDLTLGKNEILCLLGPSGCGKTTTLKLIAGLLPPTQGSIEINGNVVDNAKLNLAPEKRNVGMIFQDYALFPHLTVTDNILFSLHKQSQSKQKEKLDYVLNLVNLTEFAGRYPHQLSGGQQQRVAIARALACSPELLLLDEPFSNIDSQVRHHLIEEMRGLLKSHNMSAIFVTHSKEEAFAFADRLAVFHQGKIEQLGTPTELYNQPATRFVADFLGKVNYLDAVVVDEYSVETALGIITSSQVLSLTVGEEKLLALRPQQLKLAAVEQGIATITQQQFLGMTTNATITLTDSNTLLSVSMQQPMTVGDAVSVRVEDHALILFDRD from the coding sequence ATGACTACACTTTCTTCTTCTGCATTAACCATTTCAGATCTGCATTGTAGTTATGCTGGTGTCGATATTCTTACTGGACTTGATCTGACATTAGGCAAAAATGAAATACTTTGCTTATTAGGTCCGAGTGGTTGTGGTAAAACGACGACGTTAAAGTTGATTGCTGGGTTGTTACCACCAACACAAGGTAGCATCGAAATTAATGGCAATGTGGTTGATAATGCTAAGTTAAACCTTGCACCAGAAAAGCGTAATGTCGGTATGATCTTTCAGGATTACGCGTTATTTCCTCATTTAACTGTGACTGACAATATCTTGTTTAGCCTGCATAAACAGAGTCAATCTAAGCAAAAAGAAAAGCTCGATTATGTACTTAATTTGGTTAATTTAACCGAGTTTGCTGGTCGTTATCCGCATCAACTATCAGGTGGTCAGCAACAGCGTGTCGCGATTGCACGTGCCTTAGCATGTTCTCCTGAATTGTTATTACTTGATGAACCTTTCTCTAATATTGATAGCCAAGTGCGTCATCATTTGATTGAAGAGATGAGAGGCTTACTTAAGTCACATAACATGAGTGCTATTTTTGTTACGCACAGTAAGGAAGAGGCGTTTGCATTTGCTGATCGTTTGGCTGTCTTCCATCAAGGTAAGATTGAGCAATTAGGGACACCAACGGAGTTATATAATCAACCTGCAACACGCTTTGTGGCTGATTTCTTGGGTAAGGTTAATTATCTAGATGCAGTCGTTGTTGATGAATACAGTGTGGAAACGGCATTAGGTATCATCACTAGCAGTCAGGTGTTATCGCTTACTGTCGGTGAAGAGAAGTTATTAGCATTGCGACCACAGCAACTCAAACTAGCAGCTGTAGAGCAGGGAATTGCAACGATAACGCAACAACAATTCTTAGGCATGACAACCAATGCGACGATTACGTTGACCGATAGCAATACGCTATTATCGGTATCAATGCAGCAGCCGATGACAGTGGGTGATGCTGTGAGTGTGAGGGTTGAAGACCACGCACTTATTTTGTTTGATCGTGACTAA
- a CDS encoding iron ABC transporter permease, with product MNHKLAFSWHSSSWFIAIMLALPIAALFYQAIGPSADVFQHLVDTVLLDYVQNTLILVFLVCLICSVIALPAAWLIAMCDFPGRKSLQWALMLPMAMPAYIVAYIYTDMFDYAGPVQIALRGLFGWESASDYWFFDIRTIPGAATVLALVLYPYLYLLARTSFLEQSTSLIQASRMLGSSALSSCIRVSLPLARPAIAVGLSLIAMETVADFATVNYFAVNTLTTAVYDTWIGHGSLTAAAQLSVMTLSVILLFVGLERFARRKQQVFQKSMLHEQEVRYQLTGCAKLFAMAWCWALVFAGFLLPFVVLVNYAWHYFAESWTEEFFQYSANSLILAVVVAGLAVVCAVLLGLYRRLVGSKYATIPSRISTMGYALPGTVLAIGIIIPLTSADFLLNDLTELLWDWTPGLVFTGTTFALIFAYLIRFSAIAVGSVESSIDKISPSLDMVTRTLGHSPNSMIRKVHIPLIRKGILAAFLLVFIESMKELPTALLLRPFNYETLATYVFQFASDEMLEQAALAAIVIVLVGLIPLIFLNRSLEQQH from the coding sequence ATGAATCATAAGTTAGCCTTTTCTTGGCATTCTAGTAGTTGGTTTATTGCGATCATGTTAGCGCTACCTATTGCCGCGTTGTTTTATCAGGCAATTGGCCCCAGTGCAGATGTATTTCAACACCTTGTTGATACCGTTCTTCTCGACTACGTTCAAAATACCCTTATCCTTGTTTTCCTTGTTTGTTTAATCTGTAGTGTTATCGCTTTACCAGCCGCTTGGTTGATAGCCATGTGTGACTTCCCCGGACGAAAAAGCTTACAATGGGCATTAATGTTACCTATGGCAATGCCTGCTTATATCGTTGCTTATATTTATACTGACATGTTTGATTATGCAGGACCTGTTCAAATCGCCTTACGTGGACTGTTTGGGTGGGAGAGTGCGAGTGACTATTGGTTCTTTGATATCCGCACCATTCCGGGTGCTGCCACAGTACTAGCCTTGGTGTTATACCCTTATCTTTACTTGCTAGCACGAACATCATTTCTTGAACAATCAACCAGCCTTATTCAAGCAAGCCGTATGCTAGGTAGCTCTGCATTGTCTAGCTGCATTCGAGTGTCTTTACCTTTGGCTCGTCCTGCTATTGCAGTGGGTTTATCATTAATTGCCATGGAAACGGTTGCAGACTTTGCGACGGTTAATTATTTTGCGGTAAATACCTTAACCACGGCTGTTTATGATACGTGGATTGGTCATGGCAGTTTAACTGCTGCGGCACAATTATCGGTCATGACGTTATCGGTAATTTTGTTATTTGTTGGTTTAGAACGCTTTGCACGTCGTAAGCAGCAAGTATTCCAAAAAAGCATGCTGCACGAGCAAGAAGTGCGTTACCAATTAACGGGTTGCGCTAAGTTGTTTGCAATGGCTTGGTGCTGGGCATTGGTATTTGCTGGTTTCTTATTACCGTTTGTTGTTCTCGTTAATTATGCATGGCATTACTTTGCTGAATCTTGGACTGAAGAGTTTTTTCAATACAGTGCAAATAGCTTAATTCTTGCGGTTGTTGTTGCTGGTTTAGCTGTGGTTTGTGCTGTATTACTCGGGTTATACCGTCGTTTAGTGGGTTCGAAGTACGCGACGATTCCATCGCGTATCAGTACCATGGGTTACGCATTACCTGGTACCGTATTGGCGATTGGTATTATTATTCCACTGACTTCGGCAGACTTTCTCTTAAATGACTTAACTGAATTGCTTTGGGATTGGACTCCTGGTCTTGTCTTTACTGGCACCACATTTGCACTTATTTTTGCTTATCTTATTCGTTTTTCAGCCATTGCAGTCGGCTCTGTTGAAAGCAGTATTGATAAAATATCACCGTCATTAGACATGGTTACTCGTACCTTAGGGCACAGTCCGAACAGTATGATCCGCAAAGTGCATATTCCGTTAATACGTAAAGGTATCTTAGCAGCGTTTTTGTTGGTATTTATTGAGTCAATGAAAGAGTTACCTACGGCCTTGTTGCTCCGTCCATTTAACTATGAAACATTGGCGACGTATGTATTTCAATTTGCCTCTGATGAAATGTTAGAACAAGCCGCATTAGCCGCCATTGTTATTGTATTAGTTGGGTTAATTCCACTTATTTTCTTGAACCGTTCTTTGGAGCAACAGCACTGA